From one Lysinibacillus sp. G4S2 genomic stretch:
- a CDS encoding PLP-dependent aminotransferase family protein: MEFSEKILNTPSSFIRNILKVTDAEDVISFAGGLPNPISFPIEALQASANHAIAENGSRLFQYSSTQGYAPLREYIAAKYQRVHGLDVHADDVFITTGSQQALELIGKVLINKGDGIIIEEPGYLGAIQAFTLSEPTFYGVTLENDGLNLEELENALQQPNVKFIYTVPNFQNPTGLTYSKEKRQQIYEIISKYDVALIEDDPYGELRFEGEPLPYIGAGKLENSILLGSFSKTVTPGMRLGFIITKNKELMQHIETAKQATDLHTNIFSQYVIYDYLANNDYMEHVQKIITLYKNQADAMLDAMQEFFPAHVDYTRPEGGMFIWATMNNGASALDVFHQAMEQKVAFVPGDPFYTSKTGVSTMRLNYTNATPEVIREGIKRLGSIL, translated from the coding sequence ATGGAATTTTCAGAAAAAATCTTAAATACACCATCCTCTTTCATCCGAAATATTTTGAAAGTGACTGATGCAGAGGATGTCATTTCCTTTGCAGGGGGCCTTCCGAACCCAATCTCTTTCCCAATCGAAGCATTACAGGCATCTGCGAACCATGCCATTGCTGAAAACGGCAGTCGTCTATTCCAATATTCATCTACACAGGGCTATGCACCTTTACGTGAGTACATCGCTGCAAAATACCAACGTGTACACGGATTAGATGTACATGCTGACGATGTCTTTATTACAACAGGCTCACAGCAAGCTCTTGAATTAATTGGGAAAGTACTGATTAACAAAGGTGATGGCATTATCATTGAAGAACCTGGTTATTTAGGTGCTATTCAAGCATTCACATTAAGTGAACCAACCTTCTATGGTGTAACTCTTGAAAATGACGGATTAAACTTAGAAGAGTTAGAAAACGCTCTACAACAACCAAATGTAAAATTCATTTATACAGTACCAAATTTCCAAAACCCAACAGGCCTTACGTATTCTAAAGAAAAACGTCAGCAAATTTACGAAATCATTTCAAAATACGATGTAGCGTTAATCGAGGATGATCCATATGGAGAATTACGTTTCGAAGGTGAGCCACTACCATACATTGGTGCTGGTAAATTAGAAAATAGTATTTTGCTAGGTTCTTTCTCTAAAACAGTCACACCAGGAATGCGTCTTGGCTTTATCATTACGAAAAATAAAGAATTAATGCAGCATATCGAAACAGCGAAGCAAGCAACTGACCTACACACAAATATTTTCTCTCAATATGTAATTTATGATTATCTAGCAAACAATGACTATATGGAACACGTGCAAAAAATTATAACGTTATATAAAAACCAAGCAGATGCCATGCTAGACGCTATGCAAGAGTTCTTCCCAGCGCACGTGGACTACACACGTCCTGAAGGTGGCATGTTCATCTGGGCGACAATGAACAATGGAGCATCAGCGTTAGATGTTTTCCATCAAGCGATGGAGCAAAAAGTTGCCTTCGTACCTGGCGACCCATTCTACACATCTAAAACTGGGGTTAGTACAATGCGCCTAAACTATACGAATGCAACTCCTGAAGTTATCCGAGAAGGAATTAAACGATTAGGCAGTATTTTATAA
- a CDS encoding XRE family transcriptional regulator: MEEIHLIFARNLKAIREKEKLSLEKVSQLCGVSKTMIGQIERGESSPTLTTIWKIANGLKVSFTTLINNPQPDTEIIVREDVQMLSEDNGRYRVYPYFPIQEDSRFEIYTVEIEREGKLSAEAHKEGTEEFITVFDGDLTICVNEEEFKLKSGDSIRFKADRPHTYMNPGATLTRVSMTIYYPE; the protein is encoded by the coding sequence ATGGAAGAAATTCATCTTATTTTTGCTAGAAATTTAAAAGCTATTCGAGAGAAGGAAAAATTAAGTTTAGAGAAGGTTTCTCAATTGTGCGGTGTAAGTAAAACGATGATAGGACAAATTGAAAGAGGCGAGTCCAGTCCAACTCTTACTACTATTTGGAAAATAGCGAATGGGCTAAAGGTTTCTTTTACTACTCTTATTAATAATCCACAGCCTGATACTGAGATTATTGTTAGAGAAGATGTTCAGATGTTGTCTGAGGATAATGGAAGATATAGAGTATATCCATATTTCCCTATTCAAGAGGATAGCCGCTTTGAAATATACACGGTAGAGATTGAAAGGGAAGGAAAATTAAGTGCTGAAGCTCATAAAGAGGGAACCGAAGAGTTTATCACTGTTTTTGATGGTGACTTAACAATTTGTGTTAATGAAGAAGAATTTAAATTAAAAAGCGGAGACTCTATTAGATTTAAAGCCGACCGTCCACACACATATATGAATCCTGGCGCTACTTTAACACGAGTAAGTATGACCATCTATTATCCTGAATAA
- a CDS encoding LysE family transporter, with the protein MPFLSFLVFVMITSFTPGPNNIMAMAFANKHGLSSTFPFCLGVGIGFLTITGLSSLFNIVLTNIMPTIEFPLTILSVGYMLYLAIKILTSKEDNNDKEEENKRNLFLVGVFLQFVNPKGILFGITVVATYILPYYSSYVSYFLFSLFLGMVGIMSTFSWALFGSAFQKILQQYRQSFNVVMALLLVYSAISILVHS; encoded by the coding sequence ATGCCTTTTCTTTCTTTTTTAGTATTCGTTATGATTACTAGCTTCACACCAGGTCCTAACAATATTATGGCAATGGCATTTGCCAACAAACATGGCTTATCAAGTACTTTTCCATTTTGTTTAGGGGTTGGGATTGGTTTTTTGACGATTACTGGCTTGAGTAGCTTATTTAATATTGTCCTTACAAATATCATGCCAACGATCGAATTTCCGTTAACCATTCTTAGTGTTGGCTACATGTTATATTTGGCTATTAAAATACTAACGAGCAAAGAGGATAATAATGATAAAGAAGAGGAAAATAAGCGAAATTTATTTTTAGTCGGCGTATTCTTACAATTCGTCAACCCTAAAGGTATTTTGTTTGGCATTACAGTAGTAGCGACCTATATTCTTCCCTATTATTCTTCCTATGTCAGCTACTTTCTTTTTTCTTTATTTTTAGGAATGGTCGGTATAATGAGTACATTCAGTTGGGCGCTATTTGGTTCAGCTTTTCAAAAAATTTTACAACAGTATCGCCAATCGTTTAATGTCGTGATGGCTCTTTTATTAGTGTACAGTGCTATTTCAATTCTCGTTCATTCATAA
- the bioB gene encoding biotin synthase BioB — MNWLQLAEEVIEGKIISNEEALAILNSDDDELLKVMDGAFAIRKHYYGKKVKLNMIMNAKSGYCPEDCGYCSQSSKSTAPIDKYPFITKEEILAGAKRAFDNKIGTYCIVASGRGPTRKDVNVVSEAVTEIKEKYGLKVCACLGLLKEEQAQQLKEAGVDRYNHNLNTSERHHSYITTSHTYEDRVNTVEIAKKHGISPCSGAIIGMKETKEDVVNIARALHQLDADSIPVNFLNAIDGTKLEGTKELNPRYCLKVLALFRYINPTKEIRISGGREVNLGSLQPIGLYAANSIFVGDYLTTEGQEANSDYRMLEDLGFEIELSAKQEEAFC; from the coding sequence ATGAATTGGTTACAGTTAGCAGAGGAAGTTATTGAGGGGAAGATCATTAGCAATGAGGAGGCTCTTGCTATTTTAAATAGTGATGATGATGAGCTATTGAAGGTAATGGATGGTGCCTTTGCTATTCGTAAGCACTATTATGGGAAAAAAGTAAAATTAAATATGATTATGAATGCTAAGAGTGGTTATTGCCCGGAGGATTGTGGCTATTGTTCACAGTCATCTAAATCAACAGCTCCGATTGACAAATATCCATTCATTACGAAAGAGGAAATTTTAGCGGGGGCAAAACGAGCATTTGACAATAAAATTGGTACTTATTGTATCGTGGCGAGTGGTCGTGGGCCAACTCGAAAGGATGTCAATGTAGTAAGTGAAGCTGTTACAGAAATTAAAGAAAAGTATGGCTTAAAAGTATGTGCTTGTCTTGGCTTATTAAAAGAAGAACAGGCACAGCAATTAAAAGAAGCGGGGGTAGACCGTTACAACCATAATTTAAATACATCTGAACGACATCACTCCTATATTACTACTTCCCATACGTATGAAGATCGTGTTAATACGGTTGAAATTGCGAAAAAGCATGGAATATCGCCTTGTTCAGGTGCCATTATCGGTATGAAGGAAACAAAAGAGGATGTCGTGAATATTGCTCGTGCACTTCATCAATTAGACGCGGATTCTATCCCTGTCAACTTCTTAAATGCGATTGACGGCACGAAACTGGAAGGGACAAAGGAATTAAATCCACGCTATTGTTTAAAGGTTTTAGCGTTGTTCCGTTATATTAACCCAACAAAAGAAATTCGTATTTCTGGTGGGCGTGAAGTCAATCTTGGGTCACTTCAGCCTATAGGTCTATATGCAGCAAACAGTATCTTTGTTGGGGATTACTTAACAACAGAAGGCCAAGAAGCAAACAGTGATTATCGTATGCTTGAGGATTTAGGCTTTGAAATTGAATTATCAGCGAAGCAAGAAGAAGCATTCTGCTAA
- a CDS encoding biotin transporter BioY: MFKRQSTLSLVMIAMFAALTAIGAFIKIPLPVVPFTLQIVFVFLAGCLLGSRNGFQSQLVYIGVGLVGLPVFTQGGGITYVLQPTFGYLIGFALAALVIGFIIERVDTPTKKHFIGANIVGLIVIYAVAVPYLYVSLNFWLHMETSWSHIFLVGFLNSIVADFCLAIASALLAERLYKVFYSARALTSFSKSIPPL, from the coding sequence TTGTTCAAACGACAATCAACATTGTCACTTGTAATGATTGCGATGTTTGCCGCTTTAACCGCAATCGGAGCATTTATTAAAATACCGCTACCTGTAGTGCCCTTTACACTACAAATTGTCTTTGTTTTTTTAGCTGGTTGCTTACTTGGCAGTCGCAATGGATTTCAAAGTCAGCTCGTCTACATAGGCGTTGGTTTAGTTGGTTTGCCAGTTTTTACACAAGGTGGAGGTATCACCTATGTACTGCAACCAACATTTGGTTACCTTATTGGTTTTGCACTGGCAGCTTTAGTAATTGGTTTCATAATTGAAAGAGTGGATACTCCAACGAAAAAACATTTTATCGGTGCAAATATTGTAGGGCTTATCGTTATTTACGCGGTGGCCGTTCCATATTTATATGTGTCTTTGAATTTCTGGTTACACATGGAAACTAGCTGGTCACATATTTTCTTAGTTGGCTTTTTAAACAGTATTGTTGCAGATTTTTGCTTAGCGATAGCTTCTGCACTACTGGCTGAGCGACTTTACAAAGTATTTTATTCAGCAAGGGCTTTAACTTCTTTCAGCAAAAGTATCCCACCTCTATAG
- the bioA gene encoding adenosylmethionine--8-amino-7-oxononanoate transaminase, which yields MKQALTELQKRDLQHVWHPCSQMKDYEQFPPIVLKKGQGVWLYDENNHRYLDAVSSWWVNLFGHANPRISQALSDQAFTLEHAIFANFSHEPAIKVAEKLVALTPDGLNKVFFADNGSSAIEVALKMSFQYHMQTGKTMKKRFLALTDAYHGETIGALSVGGVGLYNEVYQPLLLDTIRAQGPDCFRCPFKEKPESCQAQCIQFVEEELSQHHEEITAVIIEPLIQAAAGMKMYPAIYLKRLRELCTKYDIHLIADEIAVGFGRTGTLFACEQAGIAPDFMCLSKGLTGGYLPLSAVLTTDDVYNAFYDDYGTMKAFLHSHSYSGNTLACRVALEVLTMFEEERVIDIVQNKGERMRKLAMQAFEQLPFVGEYRQLGLVGAIELVANRETKEPLPSEERIGYQIYKRALAKGLLIRPLGNILYFMPPYIISDDEMRFMIDTTKETIVQFFEEWEGVSCSNDNQHCHL from the coding sequence ATGAAACAAGCATTAACTGAATTGCAGAAGAGAGATTTACAGCATGTCTGGCATCCTTGCTCACAAATGAAGGATTATGAGCAATTTCCGCCTATTGTCCTTAAAAAAGGACAAGGTGTTTGGCTTTACGATGAAAATAATCATCGCTATTTAGATGCTGTATCTTCTTGGTGGGTTAATTTATTTGGACATGCAAATCCTCGAATTAGTCAAGCATTAAGCGATCAAGCATTTACATTAGAACATGCTATTTTTGCGAATTTTTCACATGAACCTGCAATTAAGGTGGCAGAAAAATTAGTAGCCTTAACGCCAGACGGTTTAAATAAAGTATTTTTTGCAGACAACGGCTCATCAGCTATAGAAGTCGCACTAAAAATGAGTTTTCAGTATCATATGCAGACTGGAAAAACAATGAAAAAGCGTTTTTTAGCCTTAACGGATGCCTATCACGGTGAAACAATTGGTGCCTTATCTGTTGGAGGAGTAGGGTTGTATAACGAAGTGTATCAGCCACTTTTATTGGATACCATACGTGCACAAGGGCCAGATTGCTTCCGATGTCCTTTTAAGGAGAAGCCTGAAAGCTGTCAAGCTCAATGTATACAATTTGTTGAAGAAGAGCTTAGTCAGCACCATGAAGAAATTACAGCTGTTATTATTGAGCCACTTATTCAAGCAGCAGCTGGCATGAAAATGTATCCTGCCATCTATTTGAAGCGATTACGAGAGCTTTGTACAAAATACGATATTCATTTAATTGCAGATGAAATTGCAGTTGGTTTTGGACGAACAGGTACATTATTTGCCTGTGAGCAAGCGGGTATTGCACCAGATTTTATGTGCTTGTCAAAAGGTTTAACGGGAGGGTATTTGCCACTATCCGCTGTGTTAACGACTGATGATGTTTACAACGCTTTTTATGATGATTACGGCACGATGAAAGCGTTTTTACACTCTCATAGCTATTCCGGTAATACATTAGCATGTCGAGTAGCCCTAGAAGTTTTGACAATGTTTGAAGAGGAACGTGTTATTGACATTGTACAAAACAAGGGTGAGCGTATGCGAAAGCTAGCTATGCAGGCATTTGAACAATTGCCGTTTGTTGGTGAATATCGACAGCTAGGGCTAGTTGGCGCCATTGAACTAGTCGCCAATCGTGAAACAAAGGAGCCACTTCCGAGTGAGGAACGTATCGGTTATCAAATATATAAACGTGCTTTAGCGAAAGGCTTACTGATACGCCCTCTTGGCAATATATTGTATTTTATGCCGCCATACATTATATCTGATGATGAAATGCGCTTTATGATTGATACAACAAAAGAGACGATTGTGCAATTTTTTGAGGAGTGGGAGGGAGTAAGTTGTTCAAACGACAATCAACATTGTCACTTGTAA
- the bioD gene encoding dethiobiotin synthase yields MQHFWVVGTDTDVGKTVITTLLMRQLQQQDLQVTPYKPVQTGEVHENGHCYYYDTAMYEKYSLQRLEPENLNGYSFKEAASPHFAAQLEGQQINVEHLLQQIQKLQQSYDVVICEGAGGLFVPLDTFGENTLLDVIVQSKLPVVIVTRTTLGTINHTLLTLEALHTRNVEVLGIVFNGDTGSKMEQDNVKTILQHHDLPYATIPKLQDISHVVDYSISRTSLFERLVKYETSIN; encoded by the coding sequence ATGCAACATTTTTGGGTTGTTGGGACAGATACAGATGTCGGTAAAACAGTTATCACCACATTACTGATGCGCCAATTACAACAGCAGGATCTACAAGTCACGCCTTATAAGCCTGTACAAACTGGTGAGGTACATGAGAATGGGCATTGCTATTACTACGATACAGCAATGTATGAAAAGTATTCATTACAAAGACTGGAGCCAGAAAATTTAAATGGCTATTCGTTTAAGGAAGCCGCATCACCACATTTTGCTGCGCAACTGGAGGGCCAGCAAATTAATGTGGAGCATTTATTACAGCAAATTCAGAAGTTACAGCAATCATACGATGTCGTAATTTGTGAAGGAGCAGGGGGACTTTTTGTTCCATTAGATACTTTTGGAGAAAATACGCTCCTTGATGTAATCGTTCAAAGTAAGCTTCCCGTTGTTATTGTCACACGAACAACACTAGGAACAATTAACCACACATTGCTAACTCTTGAAGCTTTACATACTCGAAATGTTGAGGTTCTTGGCATTGTATTTAATGGAGACACAGGCAGTAAGATGGAACAAGATAATGTGAAAACGATTCTACAACATCATGATTTGCCATATGCAACAATTCCTAAGCTTCAAGATATTTCACATGTTGTTGACTATTCCATTTCACGTACATCTTTGTTTGAAAGGTTGGTCAAATATGAAACAAGCATTAACTGA
- a CDS encoding DUF3841 domain-containing protein, which yields MTLYYSIHPRRIWEKFMKQGYMEGNNEYGLYSEHYQWMMEQMSKRLANYKGEYPVWLWTEIPEFYRFRFSDVARKKFVLLTIELDDKDVLLSDFEAWHVPLNSGSFDNDIILPRVYKYNRNVDMSDWEKIFDFDWLKTNFYENESEELCLQGTTGKISVEKVVAVKYFTSKKLNLRI from the coding sequence ATGACTTTATATTACTCAATTCATCCACGCAGAATATGGGAAAAATTCATGAAGCAAGGGTATATGGAAGGTAATAATGAATACGGTTTGTATTCAGAGCATTATCAATGGATGATGGAACAAATGTCTAAACGATTGGCGAATTACAAAGGTGAATATCCCGTTTGGCTTTGGACGGAAATTCCTGAATTTTATAGATTCCGATTTTCAGATGTTGCACGTAAAAAATTCGTATTACTAACGATAGAGCTTGATGATAAAGACGTACTTTTATCTGATTTTGAAGCTTGGCATGTTCCTTTAAATAGTGGAAGTTTCGATAATGACATCATCCTACCTAGAGTCTATAAATATAATAGAAATGTTGATATGTCTGATTGGGAGAAGATATTTGATTTTGATTGGTTAAAAACCAATTTTTATGAAAATGAATCGGAAGAATTGTGTCTACAAGGTACAACAGGTAAAATTTCTGTTGAAAAAGTAGTTGCAGTAAAATATTTCACTTCAAAAAAACTTAATTTAAGAATTTAA
- a CDS encoding ABC transporter ATP-binding protein, whose product MTIDINIHTGGYVEEENVIADIQFQVNSGELVGLIGSNGAGKSTTLQAMMGVLPIMDGQVSIGTYGYIPERPILYEYFTLWEHIDFYMRVAGKEASLTDRAQELLNIFKLDHKLHDYPTTFSKGMQQKVMLILAFLDNHSSYILDEPFMGLDPQAMRKLLTILDELKAQGAAILMSTHALDTAEKICDRFILIDRGRIIQQGTLTSLRLTMKQDKASLLDIFDTLLEENHHD is encoded by the coding sequence ATGACAATAGATATTAACATACATACAGGTGGCTATGTAGAAGAAGAAAATGTTATTGCAGACATTCAATTTCAAGTAAATAGCGGTGAGCTTGTTGGATTAATCGGTTCAAATGGGGCAGGTAAGAGTACAACCTTGCAGGCAATGATGGGTGTCTTACCAATTATGGATGGGCAAGTCTCGATAGGAACTTACGGCTACATACCAGAAAGACCAATTTTATATGAGTATTTTACATTATGGGAGCATATTGATTTTTACATGCGTGTTGCAGGTAAAGAGGCTTCTTTAACAGATCGTGCGCAAGAATTACTAAATATTTTCAAATTAGACCATAAGCTACATGATTATCCAACAACGTTTTCCAAAGGTATGCAACAAAAAGTGATGCTGATTTTAGCATTTCTTGACAATCATTCTTCTTATATTTTAGATGAACCTTTTATGGGGCTAGATCCACAGGCAATGCGTAAGCTCTTAACGATTTTAGATGAATTAAAAGCACAAGGCGCCGCAATTTTAATGAGTACACATGCACTCGATACGGCAGAAAAAATATGTGATCGTTTCATACTAATTGATCGTGGGCGAATTATACAGCAAGGTACACTCACATCGTTACGCTTAACGATGAAACAGGACAAAGCATCTCTTCTCGATATTTTCGATACATTACTTGAGGAAAATCACCATGACTAG
- a CDS encoding ABC transporter permease — protein MTSLFQQRRKIERSNNFKLLASVIDWTVALYIVVPTLVIGFFLYKDFILTISTSWVVHIPLAFLIVLLFIITRIETIRTYSQRADRLFLIQNRKQMIKLKQAGLYWTFSKHLLILVSAIALLAPIFIIVHHVTILELLILLLLLFTTNFFNALVQLKLRRWQQLLSKIVMCILGTVFFLYVPNSITALLYLLLLVYCTNYYYRHFIYSTKYFDQQVELDQAAFYKWQSLLFQIAPELKSQLAPKLKKPRLLWKNSKRMFRRSDYFIEELVCKTMLRQKQYRFGYLRFLVMGIGLTIIVPTWGKFIIIGMLYFTLRSVMQSIIQQIIEHKIWSIFQISNEQIHTARSRLMKGFVDFPLLCVLVILVIFSLVN, from the coding sequence ATGACTAGTTTATTTCAGCAACGAAGAAAAATAGAGCGCTCTAATAATTTTAAGCTACTAGCAAGCGTTATCGATTGGACAGTCGCCTTATATATTGTTGTGCCGACTCTTGTGATTGGCTTTTTCCTTTATAAAGACTTTATCTTAACTATAAGTACATCGTGGGTCGTACATATTCCGCTAGCTTTCTTAATTGTTCTGTTATTTATTATTACACGTATTGAAACTATTCGAACTTATTCGCAGCGAGCTGATCGTCTTTTTTTAATCCAAAACCGAAAACAAATGATAAAGTTAAAACAAGCTGGTCTTTATTGGACATTTAGTAAGCATCTCCTCATACTCGTTTCTGCCATTGCTTTATTAGCGCCCATTTTTATAATCGTTCATCATGTAACGATATTGGAATTACTTATTTTATTACTGCTGCTATTTACAACTAATTTTTTCAATGCACTTGTACAATTAAAACTTCGTCGATGGCAGCAGCTTTTAAGTAAAATTGTGATGTGTATTCTCGGCACAGTTTTCTTTTTGTATGTGCCAAATAGTATTACTGCACTTTTGTATCTACTTCTTCTTGTCTATTGCACAAACTATTATTATAGACATTTTATTTATAGCACGAAATATTTTGATCAGCAGGTGGAGCTCGATCAGGCAGCGTTTTATAAATGGCAAAGTCTTTTATTTCAAATAGCTCCTGAGCTTAAAAGTCAGTTAGCACCAAAATTGAAAAAGCCTCGCCTACTTTGGAAAAATTCAAAGCGCATGTTTCGACGTTCTGATTATTTTATAGAGGAACTAGTATGCAAAACGATGCTACGCCAAAAACAGTATCGCTTTGGCTATCTTCGTTTTTTAGTGATGGGGATCGGGCTTACCATCATTGTTCCGACTTGGGGTAAATTTATCATAATTGGAATGCTTTATTTTACTTTACGTAGCGTTATGCAATCGATAATCCAGCAAATTATAGAGCACAAAATTTGGTCAATCTTTCAAATATCCAATGAACAAATTCATACAGCTAGAAGTCGATTAATGAAGGGGTTTGTAGATTTCCCATTATTGTGTGTTCTTGTTATCCTAGTTATTTTTAGTCTTGTAAATTAA
- a CDS encoding beta-carotene 15,15'-monooxygenase: protein MIALKKKQNLWLAFLLVVLASNYMLYNTGPGLSILPFETNGVVIGSLIDFLLVMPVLFMLYKGKFSVKQAVLLAATGCIAARFIIPIEYLQPFVAVTWVGFAIEGSIILLEILLVSTLVRYMPRILADVRSNTLPDMFTFPQAVDKHAPKHLIVQMLCTDFLVLYYGFASWKRKERPGLTLHKNSSYIAFQIMIIHGIAIETIGIHWWLHEKSMVLSILLLIFNVYSVIFFIADMQAIRLNPVYVTSDKLYLSLGLMKRAEIRFEQIEELIEDKDQLEGKLSKDTIDFVARDFGEAYPQFILKMKEPVEVTFMLGLKKRYNKVAIKADQAQEFRNMLLQGMENNR from the coding sequence ATGATTGCTTTAAAGAAAAAGCAAAATTTATGGCTAGCTTTTTTGTTAGTGGTACTTGCCAGCAATTACATGCTTTATAACACTGGGCCTGGTTTATCAATTTTACCATTTGAAACAAATGGAGTTGTTATAGGCTCTTTAATTGATTTTCTTCTCGTTATGCCTGTTCTATTCATGTTGTATAAAGGAAAGTTTTCTGTAAAACAAGCGGTACTATTAGCAGCGACTGGTTGTATTGCAGCGCGTTTTATTATTCCGATAGAATATTTGCAACCTTTTGTTGCGGTAACGTGGGTTGGATTTGCCATTGAAGGTTCGATTATTTTATTAGAAATATTACTAGTTTCAACTCTTGTTCGCTACATGCCGAGAATTCTAGCGGATGTACGATCAAATACTTTACCAGACATGTTCACATTTCCACAAGCAGTTGATAAACATGCCCCAAAGCATCTTATTGTTCAAATGCTTTGCACAGACTTTTTAGTTCTTTACTACGGTTTTGCAAGCTGGAAGAGAAAAGAGCGTCCGGGATTAACCTTACATAAAAATTCGAGCTATATTGCTTTTCAAATTATGATCATCCATGGAATAGCCATTGAAACAATTGGGATTCATTGGTGGCTACATGAGAAATCGATGGTTCTTTCAATTCTATTGCTTATTTTTAATGTATACTCTGTTATATTTTTTATTGCAGATATGCAGGCAATTCGTTTAAATCCCGTCTATGTAACATCTGATAAGCTGTATTTGTCGTTAGGTTTGATGAAACGTGCAGAAATTCGCTTTGAACAAATTGAAGAGCTTATTGAGGATAAGGACCAATTGGAAGGGAAATTATCGAAGGATACAATTGATTTTGTAGCACGTGATTTTGGCGAGGCCTATCCACAGTTTATTTTAAAGATGAAAGAACCTGTGGAAGTAACTTTCATGCTTGGACTTAAAAAACGTTATAACAAAGTTGCCATTAAAGCTGACCAGGCTCAGGAATTTAGAAATATGCTTTTACAAGGAATGGAAAATAATAGATAA
- a CDS encoding MarR family transcriptional regulator, whose amino-acid sequence MKKDEEFLYNLVQEINDAIYSMDSHFIKLHQNLVTDDLSPKQIILLDFIEKNSQVTIGQIASYLNITSSAVGQLVSKLEEQQYVTRRINPENRREIFVSLDTLGTKYFEREEEIKRFIISKYYSKLDLSEVVELKKIIQKLNQIVIKEGIIDELNDQHLKKGEI is encoded by the coding sequence ATGAAAAAGGATGAGGAATTTCTATATAACCTTGTGCAGGAGATAAATGATGCCATTTATTCGATGGATAGTCATTTCATTAAGTTACACCAGAATTTAGTGACTGATGATTTATCGCCTAAGCAAATAATTTTATTAGATTTTATTGAAAAAAATAGCCAAGTGACGATAGGACAGATTGCAAGTTATTTGAATATTACTTCAAGTGCTGTCGGTCAATTGGTTAGTAAACTTGAAGAACAGCAATATGTCACTCGGCGTATTAATCCTGAAAACCGACGTGAAATATTTGTAAGTCTAGATACTTTAGGCACTAAGTATTTTGAACGAGAGGAAGAAATAAAACGATTTATTATCTCTAAATATTATTCTAAGCTCGATTTAAGTGAGGTCGTGGAATTAAAGAAAATTATTCAGAAACTAAATCAGATTGTAATTAAGGAAGGTATTATCGATGAGTTAAACGATCAACATTTGAAAAAGGGAGAGATTTAA